A single region of the Hirundo rustica isolate bHirRus1 chromosome 17, bHirRus1.pri.v3, whole genome shotgun sequence genome encodes:
- the SMPD4 gene encoding sphingomyelin phosphodiesterase 4 isoform X1, which yields MAGPHLQQPSFLLATLKADCVNKPFAQRCHDLETVIEELPAKELHGIFQWLVESIFGSLDGIIVGWNLRCLQGRTNPTEYSVALDFLDPSGPMMKLVYKLQAEEYRYDFPVSYLPGPVKASIQEQVLPECSLYHNKVQFPSSGGLGLNLALNPFEYYMFYFAISLITQKNSPVTHHVSPSNSAYFILVDTYLKCFLPTEGSVLPPPSSNPGGAIPSPTPRSPAVPFSSYGMHHTSLLKRHIAHQPSVNADPASQEIWRSETLLQIFVEMWLHHYSLEMYQKMQSPHVKLEVLHYRLSISSKHHGSPAQSSYQALHAYQESFKPTEEHVLVVRLLVKHLHAFSNSLKPEPLSPSAHSHTASPLEEFKRVVIPRFVQEKLYIFLQHCFGHWPLDASFRAVLEMWLSYLQPWRYAPEKPPQSTEPLPRSVPEKWAAFIQENLLMYTKLFVGFLNRALRTDLVSPKNALMVFRVAKVFAQPNLAEMILKGEQLFLEPELVIPHRQHRLFMSPTLGGSFLSSRSPAVTDASFKVKSHVYSLEGQDFQYKQMFGAEVRNLVLKLAQLICQAQQTAKSISDHSAETMASQSFFSWFRFAPSEVNGSYTGNDLDEIGQDSIKKTDEYLEKALEYLCQIFKLSEAQLTQMMIKCGTAQDENGKKQLPDCIASENGLILTPLGRYQIINGLRRFELQYQGDTELQPIRSYENAALVRLLFRLSSVLNERFADQMEVLCSRDDFVGRLCRYHLTNPQLIQKIRYSPVVRDRTSHNWGPRISLRFLASYRTLISLLMIYFLASWFYVGPVSCTFIILTGYFLYAVIMTFFFEGWKPHEH from the exons atGGCCGGGCCgcacctgcagcagcccagcttCCTCCTG GCCACGCTGAAGGCGGATTGTGTCAACAAACCGTTTGCGCAGAGGTGCCACGATCTGGAGACCGTCATCGAGGAGCTGCCTGCCAAG GAACTACATGGCATCTTCCAGTGGCTGGTGGAAAGCATTTTTGGCAGCCTGGATGGCATCATCGTGGGCTGGAACCTTCGCTGCTTGCAAGGAAGAACAAATCCTACTGAATATTCCGTGGCTTTGGATTTCCTGGATCCCAG TGGCCCGATGATGAAGCTGGTTTACAAACTCCAAGCAGAAGAGTACAGATATGATTTCCCAGTCTCATATCTTCCA GGCCCAGTGAAGGCTTCAATACAAGAGCAAGTCCTACCAGAATGCTCTTTATACCACAACAAAGTCCAGTTTCCTTCGTCTGGTGGTTTAGGTTTGAATTTGGCACTTA ATCCATTTGAATATTACATGTTTTACTTTGCAATTAGTTTGATTACACAGAAG AACTCACCTGTCACCCATCATGTCAGCCCTTCCAACAGTGCTTATTTCATCCTGGTGGACACGTACCTCAAGTGTTTCCTACCCACAGAAGGAAGTGTCCTTCCCCCACCTTCTTCAAATCCTGGGGGAGCTATCCCTTCCCCTACTCCCAG GTCCCCAGCCGTGCCTTTCTCCTCCTATGGCATGCACCACACCAGCCTGCTGAAACGGCACATTGCCCACCAGCCCTCTGTGAACGCTGACCCAGCCTCCCAGGAGATCTGGAGATCAGAAACACTGCTTCAG ATCTTTGTTGAAATGTGGCTTCATCATTATTCCCTGGAAATGTATCAGAAAATGCAGTCCCCTCATGTCAAG CTGGAGGTTCTCCACTACCGACTCAGTATCTCCAGTAAACACCACGGTAGTCCTGCCCAATCCAGCTACCAGGCCCTCCACGCATACCAA gaGTCATTCAAGCCCACTGAAGAGCACGTGCTGGTGGTGAGACTGCTTGTGAAACATCTGCATGCTTTCAGCAACAGCCTGAAACCAGAGCCTCTCTCCCCTTCAGCCCACTCCCACACAGCCAGCCCACTGGAGGAGTTTAAAAG GGTTGTGATTCCTCGATTTGTCCAGGAGAAGCTTTATATCTTTCTGCAACACTGTTTTGGCCACTGGCCCCTGGATGCCTCTTTCAGAGCA GTTCTTGAGATGTGGTTGAGTTACCTGCAGCCCTGGAGGTACGCCCCCGAAAAGCCACCACAAAGCACGGAGCCTTTGCCTCGCAGCGTCCCGGAGAAATG GGCTGCCTTCATTCAAGAAAACCTGCTCATGTATACCAAGCTGTTTGTGGGATTTCTGAACAGAGCTCTTCGAACAGACTTGGTCAGTCCAAAAAATGCCCTCATGGTGTTCCGAGTAGCTAAAGTCTTTGCCCAGCCCAATCTAGCTGAAATGATCCTGAAAG GAGAACAGTTATTCCTGGAGCCAGAACTTGTTATTCCCCACCGTCAACACCGACTTTTTATGAGCCCCACTCTTGGTGGGAGTTTTTTGTCATCACGGTCTCCAGCTGTTACAGATGCCTCATTTAAGGTGAAGAGTCATGTTTACAGCTTGGAAGGACAGGACTTCCAGTATAAACAGATGTTTGGTGCAGAAGTCAGGAATTTG gtGTTAAAACTGGCCCAGTTAATTTGTCAGGCACAGCAGACAGCAAAGTCCATATCAGACCATTCTGCAGAGACGATGGCCAGCCAGTCCTTCTTCTCCTGGTTTAGATTTGCACCATCTGAGGTGAATGGTTCCTACACAGGCAATGACCTTGATGAAATTGGGCAGGACAGCATCAAAAAGACAGATGAATATTTAGagaaggcactggaatatttgtGCCAGATCTTTAAG CTGAGTGAAGCCCAGCTGACCCAGATGATGATCAAGTGTGGGACAGCTCAAGAtgagaatggaaaaaaacagcttCCAGACTGCATTGCAAGTGAGAATGGCCTCATTCTTACACCCCTTGGCAGGTACCAG ATCATAAATGGCTTACGTCGGTTTGAGCTGCAGTACCAGGGGGATACGGAGCTCCAGCCCATCCGGAGCTACGAGAACGCCGCTCTGGTCCGACTGCTGTTCCGCCTGTCCTCGGTGCTCAACGAGAgg TTTGCTGATCAGATGGAAGTGCTTTGCTCCAGGGATGATTTTGTTGGCAGACTGTGTCGCTATCATCTGACCAACCCCCAGCTCATACAGAAAATCAGGTACAGCCCCGTGGTGAGGGACAGAACGAGCCACAACTGGGGACCCAGGATCAGTCTGAGGTTTCTGGCCAGCTACAGGACTCTGATTTCTCTGCTGATGATCTACTTCCTTGCATCCTGGTTTTATGTTGGGCCAGTTAGCTGCACGTTCATTATCCTAACTGGATATTTTCTCTATGCTGTAATAATGACTTTCTTCTTTGAAGGATGGAAGCCACATGAACACTAG
- the SMPD4 gene encoding sphingomyelin phosphodiesterase 4 isoform X2: MAGPHLQQPSFLLATLKADCVNKPFAQRCHDLETVIEELPAKELHGIFQWLVESIFGSLDGIIVGWNLRCLQGRTNPTEYSVALDFLDPSGPMMKLVYKLQAEEYRYDFPVSYLPGPVKASIQEQVLPECSLYHNKVQFPSSGGLGLNLALNPFEYYMFYFAISLITQKNSPVTHHVSPSNSAYFILVDTYLKCFLPTEGSVLPPPSSNPGGAIPSPTPRSPAVPFSSYGMHHTSLLKRHIAHQPSVNADPASQEIWRSETLLQIFVEMWLHHYSLEMYQKMQSPHVKESFKPTEEHVLVVRLLVKHLHAFSNSLKPEPLSPSAHSHTASPLEEFKRVVIPRFVQEKLYIFLQHCFGHWPLDASFRAVLEMWLSYLQPWRYAPEKPPQSTEPLPRSVPEKWAAFIQENLLMYTKLFVGFLNRALRTDLVSPKNALMVFRVAKVFAQPNLAEMILKGEQLFLEPELVIPHRQHRLFMSPTLGGSFLSSRSPAVTDASFKVKSHVYSLEGQDFQYKQMFGAEVRNLVLKLAQLICQAQQTAKSISDHSAETMASQSFFSWFRFAPSEVNGSYTGNDLDEIGQDSIKKTDEYLEKALEYLCQIFKLSEAQLTQMMIKCGTAQDENGKKQLPDCIASENGLILTPLGRYQIINGLRRFELQYQGDTELQPIRSYENAALVRLLFRLSSVLNERFADQMEVLCSRDDFVGRLCRYHLTNPQLIQKIRYSPVVRDRTSHNWGPRISLRFLASYRTLISLLMIYFLASWFYVGPVSCTFIILTGYFLYAVIMTFFFEGWKPHEH, encoded by the exons atGGCCGGGCCgcacctgcagcagcccagcttCCTCCTG GCCACGCTGAAGGCGGATTGTGTCAACAAACCGTTTGCGCAGAGGTGCCACGATCTGGAGACCGTCATCGAGGAGCTGCCTGCCAAG GAACTACATGGCATCTTCCAGTGGCTGGTGGAAAGCATTTTTGGCAGCCTGGATGGCATCATCGTGGGCTGGAACCTTCGCTGCTTGCAAGGAAGAACAAATCCTACTGAATATTCCGTGGCTTTGGATTTCCTGGATCCCAG TGGCCCGATGATGAAGCTGGTTTACAAACTCCAAGCAGAAGAGTACAGATATGATTTCCCAGTCTCATATCTTCCA GGCCCAGTGAAGGCTTCAATACAAGAGCAAGTCCTACCAGAATGCTCTTTATACCACAACAAAGTCCAGTTTCCTTCGTCTGGTGGTTTAGGTTTGAATTTGGCACTTA ATCCATTTGAATATTACATGTTTTACTTTGCAATTAGTTTGATTACACAGAAG AACTCACCTGTCACCCATCATGTCAGCCCTTCCAACAGTGCTTATTTCATCCTGGTGGACACGTACCTCAAGTGTTTCCTACCCACAGAAGGAAGTGTCCTTCCCCCACCTTCTTCAAATCCTGGGGGAGCTATCCCTTCCCCTACTCCCAG GTCCCCAGCCGTGCCTTTCTCCTCCTATGGCATGCACCACACCAGCCTGCTGAAACGGCACATTGCCCACCAGCCCTCTGTGAACGCTGACCCAGCCTCCCAGGAGATCTGGAGATCAGAAACACTGCTTCAG ATCTTTGTTGAAATGTGGCTTCATCATTATTCCCTGGAAATGTATCAGAAAATGCAGTCCCCTCATGTCAAG gaGTCATTCAAGCCCACTGAAGAGCACGTGCTGGTGGTGAGACTGCTTGTGAAACATCTGCATGCTTTCAGCAACAGCCTGAAACCAGAGCCTCTCTCCCCTTCAGCCCACTCCCACACAGCCAGCCCACTGGAGGAGTTTAAAAG GGTTGTGATTCCTCGATTTGTCCAGGAGAAGCTTTATATCTTTCTGCAACACTGTTTTGGCCACTGGCCCCTGGATGCCTCTTTCAGAGCA GTTCTTGAGATGTGGTTGAGTTACCTGCAGCCCTGGAGGTACGCCCCCGAAAAGCCACCACAAAGCACGGAGCCTTTGCCTCGCAGCGTCCCGGAGAAATG GGCTGCCTTCATTCAAGAAAACCTGCTCATGTATACCAAGCTGTTTGTGGGATTTCTGAACAGAGCTCTTCGAACAGACTTGGTCAGTCCAAAAAATGCCCTCATGGTGTTCCGAGTAGCTAAAGTCTTTGCCCAGCCCAATCTAGCTGAAATGATCCTGAAAG GAGAACAGTTATTCCTGGAGCCAGAACTTGTTATTCCCCACCGTCAACACCGACTTTTTATGAGCCCCACTCTTGGTGGGAGTTTTTTGTCATCACGGTCTCCAGCTGTTACAGATGCCTCATTTAAGGTGAAGAGTCATGTTTACAGCTTGGAAGGACAGGACTTCCAGTATAAACAGATGTTTGGTGCAGAAGTCAGGAATTTG gtGTTAAAACTGGCCCAGTTAATTTGTCAGGCACAGCAGACAGCAAAGTCCATATCAGACCATTCTGCAGAGACGATGGCCAGCCAGTCCTTCTTCTCCTGGTTTAGATTTGCACCATCTGAGGTGAATGGTTCCTACACAGGCAATGACCTTGATGAAATTGGGCAGGACAGCATCAAAAAGACAGATGAATATTTAGagaaggcactggaatatttgtGCCAGATCTTTAAG CTGAGTGAAGCCCAGCTGACCCAGATGATGATCAAGTGTGGGACAGCTCAAGAtgagaatggaaaaaaacagcttCCAGACTGCATTGCAAGTGAGAATGGCCTCATTCTTACACCCCTTGGCAGGTACCAG ATCATAAATGGCTTACGTCGGTTTGAGCTGCAGTACCAGGGGGATACGGAGCTCCAGCCCATCCGGAGCTACGAGAACGCCGCTCTGGTCCGACTGCTGTTCCGCCTGTCCTCGGTGCTCAACGAGAgg TTTGCTGATCAGATGGAAGTGCTTTGCTCCAGGGATGATTTTGTTGGCAGACTGTGTCGCTATCATCTGACCAACCCCCAGCTCATACAGAAAATCAGGTACAGCCCCGTGGTGAGGGACAGAACGAGCCACAACTGGGGACCCAGGATCAGTCTGAGGTTTCTGGCCAGCTACAGGACTCTGATTTCTCTGCTGATGATCTACTTCCTTGCATCCTGGTTTTATGTTGGGCCAGTTAGCTGCACGTTCATTATCCTAACTGGATATTTTCTCTATGCTGTAATAATGACTTTCTTCTTTGAAGGATGGAAGCCACATGAACACTAG